In the genome of Centropristis striata isolate RG_2023a ecotype Rhode Island chromosome 6, C.striata_1.0, whole genome shotgun sequence, the window tgaagtagaagtataaagttacataaaatggaaatactcaagtaaaaattgtactgaagtacagtacttgagtaaatgtacttagttactttacagtcCTGGATTTCTCAGGATCTGAGGGTCTGATTTTGaaggttttttctctctttcaggttctgacctgcagctgttttttcCCTGTTTACTGCGGTTTCATCCCTCCTTCGTACCGCGGAGTGGTGAGTACATGAACTGGATGTTTCTGACATGAAGTTTGGACTTACACAGTCGAGTCAATTTATTACTCATACCAAGTCCTGTACAATATAACAGAGAAACACAGTGTTCACAACTTTAAGCTCCTGTTTAGCAGGCTTAAGAGTTCACCATAACTCCACAGAGgctttaaatattataaaataaacattaaatatcatcaacaATGTCACCATCACACAGGAGGACCCAAACAGAGCTGGTTTTTTGCACCCTGGCacctttttttacattcaaagtgcaaaaaaacaacaaaataaatcccAGTGTTTAACAATATActtataaatgtaaattaataagTAAACAAAGTATAGACATGCTGTTTTGCTTTAGTAAAAGTAGCAGTAGAACATTGTAGAAAAAGTACATttgacttaagtaaaagtattagcatcaaattATCTTAAAGTATTTCAAGTGAAAATACTCATAATGCTGCATATATAGATTATGAATATTGATGTAATCATGTGAAGAAGGTGTAAAAGTTGAGCttattttaatcactttatactgctgggtagcttattctatataaatatattattatttattagtataaatagtatagtataatagtttattttgcatcaataattaaaatCTGCAAAGTAGTTAGTTACTAAAGTTATCAGTCAACCTTGAAAAAAACCTAGATAtaattttctttataataatttaaaggaaagcagcaaatcctcacattttatCTGCTcataatgaaatgtttttgcaattttttttgcaaaaatgacTGTGACTGCCAATCAACTAACTGACatgcaaaaatattcatttGTTAAGGAACTTGTAATTAAAGCTCTCAAATaattgtagtgaagtaaaaataacaagatTTCTCACTTAAGTTTGTCACAAGCAATTTTAGCCGACATGATTCAGAAAAAAGAGCAGGGTTTTCCCGACCTTTTTGGattatttgcttatttatttacttttgtggaatacatgacttttttatttccatttactgtaattatttctaattttttgtattttttgtaattatttctaattatttgcattttttgcaattatttctcttattttaattatttctctttttttgtaattatttctcttattttaattatttctcttttttgcaattatttctaattttttcatgttttgcatttaaaaaaaaattatttataattttttgtattttttgtaattatttagatagatagattaaagTTTATTTCAGTCCAACACTACTACAGATGTCTCTTATAATAAAGACAGATGtgctcctcagtgtgtgtgtctgatgtcTGTGCAGCTCTACATGGACGGAGCTCTGAGCAACAACGTTCCTCTGTTCGAGCAGAGGAACACCATCACCGTGGCCCCGTTCTCCGGAGAGAGCGACATCTGCCCCAGCGAGGGAACCTTCAACGTTCTCGACGTGCACTACGGCAACATGAGCGTCCAGGTCAACACCGGCAACGTGCACCGCGTCTGCACCTCCTTCCTGCCGCCCAGCCTGGAGGTGGAGcaacttctcttcttctcttctggcACACTGAGAACATGCATGCATTCAGACCAGATGATGTGTGAGGAAACCTTCATGAGTTTATTCTGTTTGTTCCTGACAGAAGCTGGCTGAGATCTGCCACAATGGATACGTGGACGCTCTCCGTTTCCTCAGAGAGAGAGGTGAGCTCCTGTTTCACATCATGGAGTACCACTTAAAAcatgctgcactgcaaaaaaaaacagtgtctaaaaccagataaaacagtaaatctgagggaaatgatcttgctgcatggacagatcattttgGACATGAtggacaagatttattaaattaagattattaaatctagaaataagcatgttgaacacataaaataagaaattaactcttaaaacatgatagattataaattaaattataacaattatttgtttcctaCCAAGATTTTGTATCAGAAACAAATAATAGTCAGTGCACTCTtttcgggccagttcatcgctgctggcagctttaatttagagttaatttcttattttaagaacatttttttttctgtttttctgacaattttttttcctgtttttcgtagtaatttttcctgtttttcaaaaaaaaaatctgtttttctgactatttttttccctgtttttctgactttttttctgttttttattagatctagaaataagcatgttgaacacttaaaataagaaattaactcttaaaacaagataaattatgtaacactactaaatctaaagttttttttatcttggtaagaaccaaataataatcaggtcactctgctcgggccagttcatcactgctggcagctttaatttatctggttttaagagttaatttcttattttaagcgttcaacatgcttatttctagatttaataattttaatttaagaaatcttgtcaaggtaaattatctgtccatgcagcaagatcatttccctcagatttactgtttttatcttgtttttagactaaacaccttttttgcagtgtagtaatAAAGTGTCTCCTGTAGACCTGCTTGGAGCTCAGCGTCCTCCCTTCAGTTTAAAGGCTGAGACTGATGCTTGTTGTGAGCCGCTGGAAGAAATGACTGAAGCAGAAGAGTTGAAGAGGACAGTTGTGACCAGACTAACCTGTCATCAGGAAGATCAGTGGTGGCTCAGCCTGGAGGAGCTGCCAGCTGCCATCAacagaggtgaggaggaggacagggaggAGGTGTATGAGTGGAGGAAAGGGTTAATTAGGCTTcagaaaaaggtaaaattttGATCTTTCCTAAAAAAAGGGCTCAAACACTCAGAGGTAAGATACAAAAAATGGGGACTAGAAAAGAGAATAATGAGCTCTGAACCATCACGTACTCCTGTGAAACGTCTTAGTGAGGATCATCACTGGAGAATATGCATTTTAGGTGCTAAATTCAAATGAGAACAGTTTCTTCCCCTCAGCTGTCTCCCTCTTGAACACTACACAGAGGTGACCCACCTACTGTCCTGTATCTGCCCACATTAATGActgtttttgactatttatgactatttattaccatccattcatctacctgcactgctgctttactgtacatatctctactgtatatatttctataactgtatatatcctatagcatattcaattcatacctgcactatatttatactctgtgttcatatgtaaataccttgcactttactactctgcacttctggttagatgctaaactacatttcgttctcctagtacttgtactctgctcaatgacaataaagttgaatctaatctaataaaatatactagggctgggcaatatatagacataaaaatatattgatatatttttaaatggacTTGATTCACTGTTTTGATGAATTGCAACTCAAAATAAGTAACTTGAGACTTGACTTGGAAGTTACCCGCCGAATGAGAGCAGTGAAGTAGGGCAGTgggtgggacacacacacacacacacacacacacatacacacacacacacacacacacacacagacttacaTGCACCAACATTTCACCTGTAGCCACACTGACTAACACGAcaatttgttatttattgtcAACAAAAACCAGAGAAGCTGggattaaaacacacagagggagcGTGACGTCATTACATCATTACTCCACTTTATCTTTACAGTGTTAGAGTTCGTTTTTTttcagagcagattactaccttaaactacCTTAAACTACCTTaaacgatggagatgacgggagcacTGTGACTCCAGTAgatagatttactaaagactatatatatatatatatatatatatgtgtgtgtgtgtgtgtgtgtgtgtttcagtgctgtGTGAGGCGTGCCGGCAGCGTCCCAGCAGAGCCTCTCTCTGGTCTCAGGTCTCTGAGTTCCTCCCAGTCAAAGTGTTGATGTTCCTGCTGACTCTCGTCCTGCTGCCCGTCAGTCTGAGTCTCTCACTCATCACAAGGTAAAGACCACTCAGGATCCTGCAGACAGACGAGTTAATCACTTAAAGCAACGACAATTCATTatattaaccctgtggagtgtccaaaagctccaaataatccagacttgttgcctccatccagactagaaaacaaagcagcgtggagccctactgtaaatttacctctaaagttctggctgtaaactccatgaggccagtttcagtttgatgatgatataccaagtaaaactggagacaagctcaaatagatttagtagaaaatgatagaactggatggaaccctcttatatggtagatttgacacctttgttcacatttgcaacatttaaaattctttattgagcatgatagtgttttgaaatttaaaaaaagattcaaaatcacattttatgttggactaaaggactaaaaaagacacaaaatgaccaaaaaaagacacaaaatgactaaaaaaagacacaataagacacaaaatgaccaaaaaaggacacaaaatgactaaaacgacacaaaatgattaaaaagacacaaaatgagtaaaaagacaaaaaaatgaccaaaaaaatgacacaaaaagacatgaaaaggattcaaaaatggacaaaatcgcccaataagactccacagagttaatcAATTAGTAGCATCACGTtgattatttacatttgtattctaaatgtgtcttttatttctgcaGTGTGATATTATCGGTGCTGATGTCGGCTGCAGATCTCTGCAGGAAGACACGCAGCAGCAGAGACCAGGAGCCCAGCAGGTGGGTGCATTtgaaaatataactttatttaaacatttactttATCAAATAGTTTTAATGTCAGTTATTGTTTCTGTAATTATTTAGAAATTCTTTACATGCACGTCTTTGCACAAAGAAACCTTTATATGAAGACACTCATTTCTATCTTTCTGCTCGAAAGAGCCCAACAGGTGTGTGCACTTgcaaatataactttttttcatttaaacctTAAACCAAATAATATTAATCTCAGTTATTGGTTCGGTAATTATTAAGGAATTCCTCACATGCACGTCTTTGccaaactaacaaaaattgcaCAAATAAAACCTACAAAGACActaatttctctctttctgctctcaTCTTTTGGTATGatgttgcagcagcagctcctctacCTCAGACCTCCAGTTTCAGAcaggaagagacagaaacattcaACCTTTGACCTCAACAATCACCACCAACCCCATCAAAGCTCCTCAGTGGGACAACAACGGGAACCTGGACGTGTTCTCCCTCTCATCTACCTCTACGGGTCCATCAGGCCTCCACACACTCGTTACTGCTGCACAGGGTAAGGCCTCTCTGAACCACCGGAGCAAACGGACACTAAACTATCCATAAACAGGCAGAAAATATTACTGTTTATAAatggaatataatatttatctctTCCGTTAGATCGAGGTACTTATTAGTACTTCAGTGTAGAacaaatgtttgtttggatTCGTTTGACTCGTATTTGTATCAACTTCACAACCTCAACCACCAGCTGACCTGGTGACcaaatattcaacttttttttttatcaatgatcatacttttaaaaaataattaacccTGACTTTAACCCTCGAGGCCTCTTTAAAATTACCTTACACTTTACACCTTAAGGTCCCGAAATGGTCCCTCTCATTCATAAAAAAGTGatgcataaatatatttttttcactttcaccacATCAAACCTTTTAGCAGCTTCAGAGCTAACAtagatataatttttttttcattttttatgtttttaaaaccaGAGACTTCTGACGTTAGAGATCCTGTCCTCACGAAAACAACCACGATGTAAACAAGATTCAGCAcggtaaacataaaaaaaacaacataaaaatgtcttattctCTTTGAGAAgcttttaaacagaaaaaagaaacatttcaatgTTTAAATACCCAACATTCATTGTGAAAAAGGACAGTAAAGGTATGAAGAACTCTGTCGGGGTGAAAAGGCACAGATGTGTCTTGGATAGCACCGGGGCAACATGTTTTGTAAATTATGCAAGagttttatggcatttttttttttaagaaactgAATAAATGTCAGTATTAGTCATATTAacagtgatttatgttgtgtttataCATGACAAATAAAGTCCAGCTGATTTagatttgttttgtcataagaaACCCTGATTTTTTCaagggcaaaaacacaaaatatgcaattttttttttttttttaaaggtgcaaAGTGGAATATTTGGGGTGAGGTTATTACAGCCTTGACTAGGTCAATAATTGATAACTCCTTTATATCAATCCCAACACACCAAGAACATTTTTTATGGTGTTCAGTATTTCATTGCTATGCATTTTGCAAGCGAAGAGAACCATTGAACCTCTATGTGATTTATCTCTGCTGCCCCTGGTGGTTGGAGGGGGTCATCACACCTAAAACCTATTTTCCATGTATTTTGAAGGGAGATGCTTAGATTTATTAGGTATTTAtgggaaaaacattttattatgtcAGGATAACAGTGTATCAAAATtatgtgtttataatgggagtcaatgggaccaAAACGGGCCCTAAGGGTCAAAGTGTGAGTGTTATGTATATCTCCTATTCTATACACCTTGCAATAGACGAATTtgggaattaaaaaaattataataaaaaacaaaccctggccaagtttcatacaattagcctttaaactgaccgatatattgagaatcaaaaacataaaattatcatttttattatcatcataaaATTGGCTGAATGTACACGTTTGGTCCCTAAGGAGCCTCGAGGGTTAATCAGAGATATCAGTATTTTAAACACAGTGCATAAAATCATTCCAAAGACttaatttggtttaaaaaatctaaagCAATGTTTGCATCAATTAATATCTGGTTTTCATCTGAACTGCATGAAAATAAATTCAGGGTTGTTTGTTGAATATAATATTTTGGCACCGCTGTGGTATTAAAGCTCAAGATTTTGTTGTTACATTTTTGTAGGATGATGCAAGTTAATCAGGATTTCATACAAACCTTTGTAAggaattcatttttattcatatgaagattttaatcttttttactTTATCTATCCCGTATGTCTCTCGCCAAATATTTCCAAGTTGTTttatctgtaaaacagaaacaagCACTTATATGTAAATGTTGCTGGAGAGTTTGAGACACTGAAATCTTCAACTGTTCTGCAGCTGATTTGATCTCTAAAGTCACTGAGGAGGATCAGAAGCAGAATATGAGCTTGAAGCCAGTTAAAGGtactatgtgaagcactttacaTGCATTAATCACATTGTTTTGCCAATGTGTGGACAGATTACGATGCAACGTAAAAACTGACTGATTTCTATGTGAAAATTTGCAGGGAAACTTCTTAAGTATGTGACATTTCTGCATGCTCCAGAATGCCTCTCTACAGCCACActtatgcatttaaaaacaaaaatatatatcgtTTGTTACGGCAATTCTGAAACCCCAAAAAAGGAGTCTTGACCGcactttacactgtaaaaaaacaacttgtttttatggtaaaaaaacggcagctgtggttgctagaactttaccataataaatacagtgcaattttttaaaatattacggtaaaattatattagcactgttgatttcatgtttaagattgccattttttattccatattttaccataaaaaataaaaagtttttccatcaaaagaaacgctgttctgccatataattgacaagaaaatactttataaatgctgcataaattaaagattttaccattaaatattacagcatatttttgttagagatatggtgtttagtacatttaacagtgagaaaaaatattttttacaaataataaatgcaaaaatgatggcttgtatatatattacagtatattttttgctacaaacacggtgccagtgtattttacagtgatgttttcttaaaaaaactgtaaaaaaatttactgttttggctgatgtatacatttagggtgtttcattgttaatgaaactgaattaacccatttatcatttcacgtctttttctgtcatggtttagcagtttttcaccgtaaaatctacagacatttttttttttacagtgcacggCCACCAGTGTCATTAATAACAAGGATATTCAATAATAAAAGTATTGCATATAGTACCTTTAAGTGTGTTTAAAATCACTCCAGCACCCTAAATCACACTGACTTCACCTGAGAGTCAGTCTTTTAAAATATACCATCAAAACAAGTCTaaaatgcatctttttaaagtaaattcaGGTTTTTTGGATGAGGTAATGTAATTGTCCAACATGTTACCTCTGCTGAATCATCTTTAGGAGCTCAGAGATCAAAAGTTCAACTGTGAAATGTTTCAGAAAGCAGCAAACGCACAAAACCTTTGTTTCATGTCAGTCATTCTCCTTTATGTCTCCACTTTCTACTGTTTTCCTGACAtttcctacaaaataaaagctcagcTATGACCACCCACCAGGCTGTTTGACCCTTTAATTGTCTGCGTGATCAGATAATGTGGCTTTTTTCAAAGCGCCGTAACAAAAAACGAGGTCACTAGAAACTTTTTcgttttttgtttgatgttctgaggtcatgttaaaccaaagatatgattgttttaatttgatagtacaaaaatatttattcaagtgtaaaagtaggatgggacgaggcatttttggcattttgtaaaaagggctctaatcatctaactgttcctataaataaacatgtttttatggtaactttttatgtatagttttattttagttgaattttaccttttatatgttcatatttacaacctgtgtttacatttttcaggtccgaaacagttcattgagcatatttgtggtttttattgtcatagtcaaattttatttcagatttcatgatttttgtgtagtTTTGGGCTCAATATTTGAAccttttggagtttggggctattttgtcagtttttgactctttttttttttattattctgtctgtataaaccacttaaatgtttaccatgacatgttggaattgttttttcagcacaacctcctGTACCTATATGaccagattatttttttcattttgacttactgtatcaacattttgaacacaaaaaacaaacacacaaaaatttcaaaaaacctgcataaaataacacaaaaacaaacatgtacaaaaaacacacataaaatacaaaaaacacagacaaaagaacaaaaaaaatacacaaacacacacataaaaaatacaaaaaacatgcataaaaaacacaaaacacagaaaaacacaaaaaacaaaaattacaaaaaacacaaacaaacaaataagtacaaaagacacacaaaaaattacaacacacacacaaaaaagccaGAACTTTCTaaagaagctgacagcagggctcgaTGCAGCTGCTTCGTTTtaacgttgtgacgtcatgaagaagtcgtgttGTGGTCGACTCCagaggattaataaagttgatTAAAGTAATAAAGATaatagtcagatcatgttgaagttgtgctgagaaaacaCTAAACATGAGTACAGTAAATATGTGGTATATCAGACCTTGGAGGGTTAAATGACTGGAAGGTAATCCAATAATTAGAAAAAGCATCACCAAGACATTTTAATTGACGTTTCATAAAATTACTTGTGAATGACATTTTCataaacatacaaaacaaaaacctaaaattactaaaagcaaaaaaaaaaaagtgattaaagaTGAAAGCATAAGCTGTAACGTTGTATTGAAGGCGTGCCAGGTTTCCCTGTGAGGAGTCAGTTCATAGCACCGAGGATGTAAAACATGAAGCCCGACCCTCAGTTCACAGAGAGGAAGCTGTCGAGCTCCAGAGAGTTTCTACTGAGGATCAGTAGACATGATGAGGACTTACTGCATCACagtgcagtacagtacagtacgaAGGCAAAACAAAAGGTTCATTATGTTCATCACTCTCCAGGACAGCCGGCATCAT includes:
- the LOC131973737 gene encoding patatin-like phospholipase domain-containing protein 2; amino-acid sequence: MHQLNPEADWEFTGVMGDDSSGKMFDWDQDWNISFAGCGFRSIYYLGAVSCILDRVPQLLHGASKICGASSGCLVAAALTVGIPLDQVCADLLSVARAARSHSLGVFHPTFSLLQTVQDSLLQKLPADAHLRASGRLCVSLTRICDGANVLVEEFSSREELIQVLTCSCFFPVYCGFIPPSYRGVLYMDGALSNNVPLFEQRNTITVAPFSGESDICPSEGTFNVLDVHYGNMSVQVNTGNVHRVCTSFLPPSLEKLAEICHNGYVDALRFLRERDLLGAQRPPFSLKAETDACCEPLEEMTEAEELKRTVVTRLTCHQEDQWWLSLEELPAAINRVLCEACRQRPSRASLWSQVSEFLPVKVLMFLLTLVLLPVSLSLSLITSVILSVLMSAADLCRKTRSSRDQEPSSSSSSSTSDLQFQTGRDRNIQPLTSTITTNPIKAPQWDNNGNLDVFSLSSTSTGPSGLHTLVTAAQGKASLNHRSKRTLNYP